In Paraburkholderia sprentiae WSM5005, a genomic segment contains:
- a CDS encoding HU family DNA-binding protein, with amino-acid sequence MNKQELIDAVASATGSSKAIAGESIDAFIGAITEAVVKGETVQLIGFGSFSQGERAARTGRNPATGEEISIAAAKTVKFTAGKGFKDAVNGGAR; translated from the coding sequence ATGAACAAGCAGGAACTGATTGATGCCGTCGCGTCAGCAACGGGCTCGAGCAAGGCCATCGCGGGCGAGTCCATCGATGCTTTTATCGGCGCGATTACGGAGGCGGTGGTCAAGGGTGAGACCGTGCAACTAATCGGATTTGGCTCGTTCAGTCAGGGCGAGCGTGCGGCGCGCACGGGCCGCAATCCGGCGACCGGTGAGGAGATCAGCATCGCTGCCGCGAAAACGGTGAAGTTCACCGCAGGCAAGGGGTTCAAGGACGCGGTCAACGGAGGCGCGCGGTAG
- a CDS encoding carbon-nitrogen hydrolase family protein, producing MALIATGALVALATWYPGHWQVLLLLLPAVWSRVRGRTSALAIWIGYYLAGARDIPVVSMRFFSGYGDLTRPEALMLGFSFWIAQACVLATPWAVLKPGANASAARRALCAAVATVLVTVPPLGIVGWLSPAYVASTLFPGWKAPGLALGITAIACAASVLRGRFARQVATLLVILSLLARSAASAPVVPSRWTALDTLLGRFDQSSYTSLYARTQQVQVITQRAFSEGATVVVLPEEIVGLWRPAMGYWWHDDIQAFAAAKQTLIVGMDLTASGTPFRYTDSAVIVGVDHGRLDSRQPVPAALWRPGAAVSATRGSLSQPYVMVAGKSVAFSICYEDLLWWPHWRILLHSPDVLVSLSNSWFDSDLALPHIQRQGVAAIALLSGVPLLRAVNR from the coding sequence GTGGCGTTGATCGCCACCGGCGCGCTGGTGGCGCTGGCCACATGGTACCCGGGGCACTGGCAGGTACTCCTACTGCTCCTGCCGGCCGTATGGTCGCGCGTGCGCGGACGTACCTCGGCACTCGCGATCTGGATCGGCTATTACCTTGCTGGCGCACGGGATATTCCCGTCGTAAGCATGCGCTTCTTTTCCGGCTATGGAGATCTGACGCGCCCCGAAGCGTTGATGCTCGGCTTCTCGTTCTGGATCGCGCAGGCGTGCGTGCTGGCGACACCGTGGGCCGTGCTCAAACCTGGGGCGAACGCGAGCGCCGCACGCCGCGCCTTGTGCGCCGCCGTCGCGACGGTGCTCGTGACCGTACCACCGCTTGGGATCGTTGGGTGGTTATCGCCTGCATATGTCGCCAGCACCCTTTTTCCCGGTTGGAAGGCGCCAGGCCTGGCGCTCGGCATAACCGCCATCGCGTGCGCGGCCTCCGTCTTACGCGGTCGCTTCGCCCGACAGGTTGCAACGCTGCTGGTGATCCTATCCCTTCTCGCGCGAAGTGCGGCGAGCGCGCCAGTTGTACCGTCCCGGTGGACAGCACTCGACACACTCCTCGGCCGGTTCGATCAGTCCAGCTATACGTCGCTCTATGCCCGGACGCAACAGGTCCAGGTCATCACGCAGCGTGCGTTCAGCGAAGGCGCCACCGTTGTTGTCCTTCCGGAGGAAATCGTGGGGCTGTGGCGCCCGGCGATGGGCTACTGGTGGCATGACGATATCCAGGCATTCGCCGCAGCGAAGCAAACATTGATCGTCGGTATGGACCTGACCGCGTCCGGCACGCCGTTCCGGTACACCGACAGCGCGGTCATCGTCGGCGTGGACCACGGCCGCCTGGATAGTCGCCAGCCGGTGCCGGCGGCGCTGTGGCGCCCCGGTGCGGCCGTCAGCGCGACCCGCGGGAGTCTCAGCCAGCCATACGTCATGGTTGCAGGCAAGAGCGTGGCCTTCTCGATCTGCTATGAAGACCTATTGTGGTGGCCGCACTGGCGCATCCTGCTGCATTCGCCCGATGTGCTCGTCAGCCTGTCCAACAGCTGGTTCGATTCGGACCTCGCGCTCCCACACATCCAGCGCCAGGGTGTGGCCGCGATCGCCCTACTGTCCGGTGTGCCATTGCTGCGTGCGGTGAACCGGTAG
- a CDS encoding single-stranded DNA-binding protein has translation MGIYAELVGNVLASPTMKQVNTASGTRRIVELRVMSASYRRLDDGTLEQREGRTFPVDVTVWNERLTERVMQHIRTGASVVVRGDFYVSPWINRENEADAGAHIDAESIALNLVRIDQVVYRPRQTRESDAPARDEGAGEPAGPADGEAEESTGEEPGTPPDHADSDAATPVQPAGRRSRRAARATAE, from the coding sequence ATGGGCATCTACGCAGAACTGGTCGGCAACGTGCTGGCGTCGCCGACGATGAAGCAGGTCAACACCGCCAGCGGCACGCGGCGCATCGTCGAACTGCGCGTCATGTCTGCCAGCTACCGGCGTCTTGACGACGGGACACTGGAGCAGCGCGAAGGTCGGACCTTTCCTGTCGACGTGACGGTGTGGAACGAGCGCCTGACCGAGCGCGTGATGCAGCATATCCGCACGGGCGCGAGCGTCGTCGTGCGCGGCGACTTCTACGTGAGTCCATGGATCAACCGCGAGAACGAGGCCGACGCGGGCGCCCATATTGACGCCGAATCCATTGCCCTGAACCTCGTGCGGATCGATCAGGTGGTGTACCGCCCGCGCCAGACGCGCGAGTCCGATGCCCCGGCACGGGACGAAGGCGCCGGCGAGCCAGCCGGTCCGGCCGATGGCGAAGCGGAAGAGTCCACGGGCGAGGAACCAGGAACGCCGCCGGATCACGCAGACTCCGATGCGGCTACCCCCGTCCAGCCTGCAGGCCGGCGTTCGCGTCGGGCGGCGCGAGCCACGGCCGAATAG
- a CDS encoding PFL_4669 family integrating conjugative element protein, which translates to MDTTSAPSPHTIDPSVDAFAHSTSSPFADGYDVDTERAVLAHLIADGDPDPADPLFGRYQLLLEREEALNRMRETHTLRQGSDPLVRPHEAQEISRMGQLGSDGADRMRLHTRDAMRLFLGRAVAPGESGHAMAGGRRVAASLRALWSLSGNDNPYADWKLIEIADRISGIRRANELEQQHARELLDAAQEKGLEYSVLQSREPAHVSLEFGSPYGYMIVMLLVELDYLVRLVRSAVLRDLMSSTEGFRRIGSARHRCLSVFHFAVRCQRVLTRAELLPLSRIDFLPNADAAARERIEAARALLGVLPRDVFTGAREPRHSRRRVSRLSDVELRLLDSVPLSGDDAVAQAAADALVQ; encoded by the coding sequence ATGGACACAACGTCCGCCCCTTCGCCTCACACCATTGATCCGTCTGTCGACGCCTTCGCGCACTCCACGTCGTCCCCGTTTGCCGACGGTTATGACGTTGATACTGAACGCGCCGTCCTTGCACACCTGATTGCCGACGGTGATCCCGACCCTGCCGATCCGCTGTTCGGCCGCTACCAGTTGCTTCTCGAACGCGAGGAAGCGCTGAATCGCATGCGCGAAACTCACACGCTGCGACAAGGCAGCGATCCACTGGTGCGCCCGCACGAGGCGCAGGAGATCAGCCGCATGGGTCAGCTCGGTAGCGACGGTGCGGACCGCATGCGGCTGCACACGCGCGACGCGATGCGGCTGTTTCTTGGCCGGGCTGTTGCGCCAGGGGAGTCGGGACATGCGATGGCGGGCGGCCGCCGCGTGGCTGCGTCGCTGCGCGCGTTGTGGTCGCTGTCGGGCAACGACAACCCTTATGCGGACTGGAAGCTCATCGAGATCGCGGATCGCATCTCCGGCATCCGGCGCGCGAACGAGCTCGAGCAGCAGCATGCCCGCGAGTTGCTCGATGCCGCGCAGGAAAAAGGCCTCGAGTATTCGGTGCTGCAATCACGCGAACCTGCGCACGTCTCGCTCGAGTTTGGCTCACCGTACGGTTACATGATCGTCATGCTGCTTGTCGAGCTCGACTATCTTGTGCGCCTCGTTCGTTCCGCGGTGTTGCGCGACCTGATGTCGTCGACAGAGGGCTTTCGGCGCATCGGCTCGGCCAGGCACCGGTGCCTGTCCGTGTTCCATTTCGCGGTGCGCTGCCAGCGCGTGCTGACGCGCGCCGAACTGCTGCCGCTTTCGCGCATCGACTTCCTACCGAATGCGGATGCTGCCGCACGCGAACGCATTGAAGCGGCGCGCGCGCTGCTCGGTGTATTGCCGCGGGACGTCTTCACCGGCGCGCGTGAGCCACGTCACAGCCGGCGGCGCGTGAGTCGCCTGTCGGATGTGGAACTGCGTCTGCTCGACAGTGTGCCGCTGTCCGGGGACGACGCGGTCGCGCAAGCCGCAGCAGACGCCTTGGTGCAGTGA